GAGGTGCCCGAGGACGTGCGGCCGGAGCTGGAGGCGCGTCTGGAGCGGGCCGCGCGTCGCACCGAGCCCTTCGCGCTCCGCGTGCACGGGGCCGGACACTTCGGCGGGCGGGCGCTGTGGGCCGGGGCTGCGGGCGGGCTCGACACGCTGCGGCTGCTCGCCGAGCGCGCGGAGGCCGCCGCCCGGCGGACCGGGCTGCCGATGGAGGAGCACCGCCGCCACACCCCGCACCTCACCCTGGCCCGCAGCCGGGGCGCGGCGGACCTGCGGCCCCTCGTCGCGGCGCTGGCGGGGTTCGAGGGGCAGCGCTGGGAGGCCGCCGAGCTGACGCTCGTACACAGTCACCCGCCGGCGTCCGGGGTGCCGGGGGAGCGACCGCGCCACACGGCGGTGCGGGCCTGGCCGCTGGGCGGGTGAGCGGTGCCGCCGCGCCGGGCCGGGCCGCGGTGCCGGTACGACGGCCCGGGCGGGCTGGCGGTCGGCCCGGTGAGCGGTGCCGTTACGCTCGCAGGGTGGACCCGAAGACCAGAAACCGCATCATGGCGGCCGTGCTCGTGCTGATATTCGTCGTCGTCGCCGTGGGGGCAGCCCTGGGCGGCTGAGACCCGGCGGGCCGTCGGGCGGCGTCCCACGCCGCAGGGCGGCCCGGCGCGTCCGGGGTGCGTGCTTGCCTGGAGTGGACTCGAAGGAGTTGGCTTGGGCGTCATGAAGTACACACAGCTCGGACGCACAGGACTCAAGGTCAGCAGGCTCGTCCTCGGGACGATGAACTTCGGCCCGCAGACCAACGAGTCGGACAGTCACGCGATCATGGACTCCGCGCTCGGCGCGGGCCTGAACTTCTTCGACACGGCCAACGTCTACGGCTGGGGCGAGAACAAGGGGCGCACCGAGGAGATCCTCGGCACCTGGTTCGCCCAGGGCGGCGGCCGACGCGACAAGGTGGTCCTGGCCACCAAGATGTACGGGAACATGGGCGCCGACGGCGAGGCCTGGCCCAACCACGACAAGCTCTCCGCCGTGAACATCCGGCGCGCGGTCGACGCCTCCCTCAAGCGCCTCCAGACCGACCACATCGACCTGTACCAGTTCCACCACGTCGACCGGAACACCCCCTTCGACGAGATCTGGCAGGCGATCGACGTCCTGGTCCAGCAGGGCAAGATCCTCTACGTCGGCTCGTCCAACTTCTCCGGCTACAAGATCGCCCAGGCCAATGAGCAGGCCGCCCGGCGCGGTTCGCTCGGCCTGGTCAGCGAACAGTGCATCTACAACCTCGTCGAGCGCCGCGCCGAGATGGAGGTCATCCCGGCCGCGCAGGAGTACGGCCTCGGGGTCATCCCCTGGTCCCCGCTGCACGGCGGTCTGCTGGGCGGCGTGATCAAGAAGACGACCGAGGGCGGCCGCCGCGCCTCGGGCCGCGCGGCCGACGCCCTGGCCGACCCTGCCACCCGTGCCCAGCTCCAGGCGTACGAGGACCTGCTCGACAAGCACGGCCTGGAGCCCGGCGAAGCGGCCCTCGCCTGGCTGCTCAGCCGCCCCGGCATCACGGGCCCGATCGTCGGCCCGCGCACCGCCGAGCAGCTGGACAGCGCGCTCCGGGCGCTTGAGCTGGAGCTCCCGGAGGCGGTGCTCACCGGCCTGGACGAGATCTTCCCGGGCCCGGGTCCGTCGCCGGAGGCGTTCGCCTGGTAGGGCGGCGGGCGCCCGGCACGGTCACCACCTGGCGTACGTAGACCACGTGGTGCAGGAAGAAGGGGCCTCCCGGCACTCTGCGGGAGGCCCCTTCGACGGGGTCGTGGAGCCGGGGCACCACGGTCAGAACGGCATGTGGCCGCGGGCACGGCGACCGGCCGAGCCGCTGCGGCCGACGGCCTTGGAGCTGCTGCGGAACGGCTTGCTGAAGATCCGGCCCAGAATGCCGGGAGCCTTGCCGCCGGCGCGCGAGCCCAGGCCCAGCGAGCGCTGGGTGCCGCGCTCCGGGCGGCGGGAGAGGCGCGGTACGAAGAAGGCGAGTACCGCGAGCACGACGCAGACGGCGACTATTCCGACGACCATCATGGAGATTCCTTGTCCTGGTGCTGTGGTGGGCGAGTGGTGTCTGCTCCGCGTGCCCCGTCGTCGGCTCCCCGAACCCCGGGTGGTGCTGTCGTCCGCGCGCGGCGGAGGGATCCGGTCTGACCGGGAGATACCCGGGCAGGAGATGCTGGGCCGGGCCCGGGGGGACCGTCCGGCGAACGACGAACGACGAAGGACGACGAGAAGGGGAGGGACGCAACGATGTCTCCGGTGACCGAGAAGTGGGGCGAGGTCCTGCGCACGCATCTGGTGCTCGGCGTGGAAGGCTCGCCCGTCCGGGCCGCCGCCGCGTTCTCCGCCGAGGCGGGGTTCTTCGCGGTCGCGGGGCGGGGTGACGAGGACGCGTGGCCGTACTTCCGCTCGACGGCGCCCGACGCGGAGGGCGCGGACGATGTCGAGGCCCTGCGCACCGTGTGCGCGGAGGCCGTCCACCCCCGGGGGTTGCGGATCGCGGGCACGCTCTGGCGGCGGGAGAGCCGCGAGGTGGTCTCCGACGTCGTCACCGGGAGCGAGCTGGAACTCGCCCTGCTGCGGGACGGCGACCGTGTGATGTGGGTCGTCCGGGCGGCCCAGGGCGTCTGCACGTTCGTGCTGGTGGACGGGGACAGCGAAGCGCGGGTCTCCGAGGCCCGGTCCCTGGCACTGGACTTCGACTCCTATCTGGTCGGGCAGGGGTACTGACTCCGTTCCCGGCCCGCCGGGCGGCACCGCCCCCGTTCCCGGCCGGCCCGGTCATCCCGGCGAGCCGCTGCCCGTGCCGTACGCCTCCGGCTCCGGCTCGTCGTCCGTCAGCTCGGGCTCCAGGCCCTCCGACACGTCCGCGCGGGAGAGGCCCGCATCGCTCCGCCAGGCCTCGAAGGCCCAGCCGGTCAGGACGACGACCGCCCCGCCCAGCAGCCATCCGCCGATGACGTCGCTGAACCAGTGGACGCCGAGCGCGATCCGGGTGAACCCGACGCCCAGGGCGGAGATGCCCGCCGCCGCCCAGCACAGCCCGCGCCACCGGCGTGGCACCAGCGGCAGGAGGACCAGCAGGAGGACGGCGCACGAGGTGGTGGCCGTCATCGCGTGGCCCGAGGGGAACGAGTAGCCCGGCGCCTCGGCCACCGGGTCCTGGAGCGAGGGCCTGGCCCGCTCCACCACGAATTTCACGAGCACCCCGATCAGCGCGCCCCCGATCGCGGTGGTCGCCGCCCAGGCGGCCAGCCGCCACGCCCGCCGGTACAGCAGCCAGCCGGTGAGCAGGGCGACCGCGATCCGCAGCGTCGCCGGGTCCCAGAGCCAGTCCGACAGGAAGCGCAGCGTCGCCGTCCACCCCGGGTGCTCCAGGGCCACCTCGTGCAGCCGCCGGGCGGCCCCCGCGTCCAGGCGCAGCAGGGGCGGCCACGCCCCCTCGACGAGGAGCAGGAGCAGACCGAACGGCACCGCCGCGGCCGCGCCGGCCCCGACGGCCACCAGCAGGCGTACGCCCAGGCGGCGGTCGGCGCGGCGGGTGCGGGCCTGGCCGGCCTGGTGTGCGGCACGGTCCGGTTCCGGGGCGGGGGGTTCGGTGAGGGATCGTGGCACGTCATGCTCCGGGGTCGGCGGTGATCGGTCCGGGCCTGCGGGCGCGGGCCGCCTCCAGCTGGGCGGCGAAGGCCAGTCCGAGGAAGAGGGCGATGGAGGTGAGGTAGGCCCACATGAGCAGCGACATGAACGCGCTCAGCGGACCGTAGACGGTGTCGAAGGAACCGCTGATCCGGAGGTAGAGGCTCAGGAGCCAGGTCAGCGCCGTCCACAGGACGAGGTAGAGGGCCGCTCCGAAGGCCAGCCACGTGTAACCGGGCTGTTTGCGGCGCGGGGACCGCCGGAAGATCGTGCTCGCCGAGACGAGGGCGAGCAGGAAGCCCAGCGGCCAGCGCAGCAGGTCCCAGGTGTCCCGGGCGGTGTCGCCGAGACCGTACACGGAGGCCGCCGCCGAGACGAGCTCCCCGCCGGCCACCATCATCACGGAGCCGATGCCGAGCGGGATGCCGGCGCTCAGGGCCATGACCAGACCGCGCAGGTACTTCAGGTGGAAGACGCGGTCCCGCTCCACCCCGTAGATCCGGTTGGCGCCGCGCTCTATCTGGCACATCGCGGTGGTGACGTTGGCCACGGAGAAGGCCAGCCCCAGCCAGAGGGCGACCTCGGGACCGTCGCCCTCGCGCCGCTGGTTGCGGTTCAGGGCGTCGTCCACCACCTCGGCGCTGGGGCCCTCGCTGATGCCGCGAATGGTGAGTTCGGCGAGCCGTCCCACGCTCTCGGTGTGCAGCTCGGCCGAGAGACCGACGAAGGCGATCACCAGCGGGATGATCGCCAGGATGGTCTGGAGGGCCAGCGCGCGGGCGTGGCTGAAGCCGTCGGCGTAGCGGAAGCGCACGAAGGCGTCCCGCATCAGGGGCCAGCGGCCGTACCGGCGCAGGGCCGCGAGCGCCTCGTCGCCGGACAGCTCGTCCCCGCTCATGTCACGGGTCATCGGGACC
This sequence is a window from Streptomyces parvus. Protein-coding genes within it:
- the thpR gene encoding RNA 2',3'-cyclic phosphodiesterase, with protein sequence MSSSEPGRPATQRLFAAVLPPGAAVAELRTALAPLHALPGAPDLRWTSPEGWHFTLAFYGEVPEDVRPELEARLERAARRTEPFALRVHGAGHFGGRALWAGAAGGLDTLRLLAERAEAAARRTGLPMEEHRRHTPHLTLARSRGAADLRPLVAALAGFEGQRWEAAELTLVHSHPPASGVPGERPRHTAVRAWPLGG
- a CDS encoding aldo/keto reductase, which encodes MKYTQLGRTGLKVSRLVLGTMNFGPQTNESDSHAIMDSALGAGLNFFDTANVYGWGENKGRTEEILGTWFAQGGGRRDKVVLATKMYGNMGADGEAWPNHDKLSAVNIRRAVDASLKRLQTDHIDLYQFHHVDRNTPFDEIWQAIDVLVQQGKILYVGSSNFSGYKIAQANEQAARRGSLGLVSEQCIYNLVERRAEMEVIPAAQEYGLGVIPWSPLHGGLLGGVIKKTTEGGRRASGRAADALADPATRAQLQAYEDLLDKHGLEPGEAALAWLLSRPGITGPIVGPRTAEQLDSALRALELELPEAVLTGLDEIFPGPGPSPEAFAW
- a CDS encoding DUF6411 family protein gives rise to the protein MMVVGIVAVCVVLAVLAFFVPRLSRRPERGTQRSLGLGSRAGGKAPGILGRIFSKPFRSSSKAVGRSGSAGRRARGHMPF
- a CDS encoding phosphatase PAP2 family protein, whose protein sequence is MPRSLTEPPAPEPDRAAHQAGQARTRRADRRLGVRLLVAVGAGAAAAVPFGLLLLLVEGAWPPLLRLDAGAARRLHEVALEHPGWTATLRFLSDWLWDPATLRIAVALLTGWLLYRRAWRLAAWAATTAIGGALIGVLVKFVVERARPSLQDPVAEAPGYSFPSGHAMTATTSCAVLLLVLLPLVPRRWRGLCWAAAGISALGVGFTRIALGVHWFSDVIGGWLLGGAVVVLTGWAFEAWRSDAGLSRADVSEGLEPELTDDEPEPEAYGTGSGSPG
- a CDS encoding YihY/virulence factor BrkB family protein gives rise to the protein MGTAARVPMTRDMSGDELSGDEALAALRRYGRWPLMRDAFVRFRYADGFSHARALALQTILAIIPLVIAFVGLSAELHTESVGRLAELTIRGISEGPSAEVVDDALNRNQRREGDGPEVALWLGLAFSVANVTTAMCQIERGANRIYGVERDRVFHLKYLRGLVMALSAGIPLGIGSVMMVAGGELVSAAASVYGLGDTARDTWDLLRWPLGFLLALVSASTIFRRSPRRKQPGYTWLAFGAALYLVLWTALTWLLSLYLRISGSFDTVYGPLSAFMSLLMWAYLTSIALFLGLAFAAQLEAARARRPGPITADPGA